In a single window of the Acetivibrio clariflavus DSM 19732 genome:
- a CDS encoding 3-phosphoglycerate dehydrogenase family protein: protein MFKLQTLNKISPVGLEVFDKAKYEISTELNDPDAIIVRSANMHDMEFSSNLKAIARAGAGVNNIPIEKCTEKGIVVFNTPGANANAVKELVIAGLLISSRKVINGIQWAQSLKGNGSEVEKMVEKGKSQFEGPEIKGKRLGVIGLGAIGVMVANDALALGMDVIGFDPYISISAAWELSSNVHRASSLEELISTSDYITIHVPFMESTKNMINKDMFSIMKKGVRLLNFARGGLVNNQDLLEAIDNGTIACYVTDFPSDELLGIENIIAIPHLGASTPESEENCALMAAMQLRDFLEKGHIKNSVNFPDSELARSGDTRVLVAHDNIPNMFGQITSLIASYKINIGDMLSRHKNKIGYTILDIEGSIPEEAVKGLKAINGVRMVRVIEKT, encoded by the coding sequence TTGTTTAAATTACAAACGCTCAATAAAATTTCACCTGTAGGTTTGGAAGTATTTGATAAGGCAAAATATGAAATATCTACAGAGTTGAATGATCCAGATGCAATAATTGTTAGAAGTGCCAATATGCACGATATGGAATTTTCCAGCAATCTTAAAGCAATAGCAAGAGCCGGGGCAGGAGTTAACAATATCCCCATAGAAAAATGTACAGAAAAAGGGATTGTCGTTTTTAATACCCCTGGTGCTAATGCAAATGCAGTTAAGGAACTCGTTATTGCCGGTCTTTTGATTTCATCAAGAAAAGTCATCAATGGAATACAATGGGCTCAATCCCTTAAAGGTAACGGCAGTGAAGTTGAAAAAATGGTTGAAAAGGGAAAATCACAGTTTGAAGGCCCTGAAATTAAAGGTAAAAGATTGGGAGTTATAGGCTTAGGTGCTATAGGGGTTATGGTTGCAAATGATGCTCTTGCTCTCGGTATGGATGTTATCGGATTTGACCCATATATATCCATCAGTGCCGCTTGGGAACTTTCCAGCAATGTACATAGGGCTTCAAGTCTTGAAGAATTGATATCAACTTCCGATTACATTACAATTCACGTGCCCTTTATGGAAAGTACAAAAAATATGATCAACAAAGATATGTTCAGTATTATGAAAAAGGGCGTTCGCTTATTAAACTTCGCAAGGGGTGGCCTTGTTAACAACCAAGATCTTTTGGAGGCTATAGATAATGGTACAATAGCCTGTTATGTAACCGACTTCCCATCCGATGAACTGCTGGGAATAGAAAACATCATTGCAATACCTCATCTTGGTGCATCAACCCCTGAATCGGAAGAAAACTGTGCATTAATGGCTGCTATGCAATTACGTGATTTCCTTGAAAAAGGTCATATAAAAAACTCTGTTAACTTCCCTGATTCGGAGTTGGCACGTTCCGGCGATACAAGAGTACTTGTAGCCCATGATAATATTCCAAACATGTTTGGACAGATAACTTCCCTTATAGCTTCATATAAAATAAATATCGGCGATATGTTAAGCCGTCACAAAAATAAAATTGGTTATACTATTTTGGATATTGAAGGTTCAATACCAGAAGAAGCAGTTAAAGGATTAAAAGCAATAAACGGTGTCAGAATGGTAAGGGTGATAGAAAAAACTTGA
- a CDS encoding GreA/GreB family elongation factor, with product MQEKVIITKSAYENLLAHLVDFEERKNNIINSYFPEYNKQRDEFEELINNYISNLDSAVKNVSFSEVSENEFPFVCLNSLVEIEDVEENEIFNYMLIEPEAVNTEHDCITILSPMGKALLCKKKGEVFAVNAPSGIYRYRVRSIKLQ from the coding sequence ATGCAGGAGAAAGTCATAATTACAAAATCTGCTTATGAAAATTTACTTGCTCATTTAGTGGATTTTGAGGAAAGGAAAAACAATATTATCAACTCATACTTCCCTGAGTATAATAAGCAAAGGGATGAGTTTGAAGAGTTAATTAACAATTACATAAGCAATTTGGATAGTGCTGTAAAAAACGTGTCATTTTCTGAAGTATCCGAGAATGAATTCCCGTTTGTTTGTTTAAATAGTCTTGTTGAGATAGAAGATGTTGAAGAAAATGAAATTTTTAATTATATGCTGATTGAACCGGAAGCTGTTAATACTGAACATGACTGTATTACGATTCTGTCTCCAATGGGAAAGGCTTTGCTATGCAAGAAGAAGGGTGAGGTTTTTGCGGTAAATGCTCCTTCGGGGATATATAGATATAGAGTCAGGTCGATAAAGCTGCAATAG
- a CDS encoding alpha/beta fold hydrolase, with translation MGLYIEVEKNVKVYVEDINPEGTKTILFIHGWPGNHKLFEYQFNLLPQLGYRCIGMDCRGFGQSDKPWTGYDYNRLSDDIRVVIETLKLQNIVLGGHSTGGAICVRYMARHDGYGVSKLALFAAAAPSLIHRPYFPYGLPKQTIINIIQGTYTDRPSMLRGFGNMIFYNPVSAPFSDWIFQLGLQAASWSTVAIAKTWLGEEELFNDLFAIKVPTLILHGINDRVCLFPLAIAQKNSIRNSKLIPIDKCGHFLFYDQREIFNQELVQFIEAK, from the coding sequence ATGGGATTGTATATTGAAGTTGAAAAGAATGTAAAGGTATATGTAGAAGATATAAATCCTGAAGGCACCAAGACAATTCTATTTATTCACGGCTGGCCGGGCAATCATAAATTGTTTGAATATCAGTTTAATCTATTGCCCCAACTGGGATATAGGTGTATTGGAATGGATTGCAGGGGATTCGGACAGTCAGACAAGCCTTGGACAGGTTATGATTATAACCGATTGTCCGATGACATTAGAGTTGTTATTGAAACACTTAAATTGCAGAATATTGTTCTTGGAGGGCATTCAACAGGAGGTGCAATTTGTGTAAGGTATATGGCAAGACACGATGGTTATGGGGTGTCAAAACTTGCTCTGTTTGCTGCGGCGGCCCCCAGTCTTATCCATCGCCCGTATTTCCCATATGGTTTGCCAAAACAGACTATAATTAATATCATCCAGGGTACATACACCGATCGGCCCAGCATGTTGAGAGGATTTGGTAATATGATTTTTTATAATCCGGTCAGTGCACCCTTCTCCGATTGGATTTTTCAATTGGGGCTTCAGGCAGCGAGTTGGTCTACTGTAGCCATAGCGAAAACATGGTTGGGGGAAGAAGAACTATTTAATGATTTATTTGCTATAAAGGTTCCAACTTTGATTCTTCACGGTATTAATGATAGGGTATGTCTATTTCCTTTGGCCATAGCTCAAAAGAATAGTATCAGAAATTCCAAGCTAATACCTATTGACAAGTGTGGGCATTTCCTGTTCTATGATCAGCGTGAAATATTCAATCAAGAATTGGTTCAGTTCATTGAAGCGAAATGA
- a CDS encoding S-layer homology domain-containing protein: MGIKDRLFSFRKVWCIVIVTVLTVCYLFTSFTYADDSMQVNLAVLRGEKGTTVTVPLTVKNVPESGIYTCSFWVDFNPEIFSSVSITPGELIINPSDFYSNVNNTKGFVAMVFEAPADESRVIKNDGTMAYIKFTIADNASDGVSFLTYNLSRSAVFTTGIDEIKGILYNNGAVVIGKAAIPSVIPTSTPTVTPTPTSIITPTSIPTPTSNFTPTLTPTPFSTPTVTSTPIPTSTEFPVIPTLPPEQVTPISTPPTGNIQVPKDIDTHWAKLYILRLISMGVVQGYPDGTIKPDNNITRAEAITALMKAIGYGPAENPQFDFADKNEIPDWVKGFLKTALDMKVVSGYEDNTFRASRNVTRQEVVIMLMKTFKFEPSDISVNSFADDEKIASWSKRYVNTACNLGIIKGYNDNTFMPDKNVTRAELFTMIAKCFEYLDR; this comes from the coding sequence ATGGGTATAAAGGACAGGCTGTTTAGTTTCCGTAAAGTATGGTGCATTGTTATAGTAACGGTTTTAACTGTATGCTACTTGTTTACTTCATTTACATATGCCGATGATTCAATGCAGGTAAATCTTGCTGTTTTAAGAGGAGAAAAAGGCACGACTGTTACAGTACCTTTGACAGTTAAAAACGTCCCTGAATCAGGGATTTATACATGCAGCTTTTGGGTGGATTTTAATCCTGAAATATTTAGTTCAGTGAGTATTACACCGGGAGAATTGATAATCAATCCGAGTGATTTTTACTCCAATGTGAATAATACTAAAGGTTTTGTGGCAATGGTTTTTGAAGCACCGGCTGACGAAAGCAGAGTAATAAAAAATGACGGTACAATGGCATATATTAAATTTACTATTGCTGACAATGCCAGTGACGGTGTATCTTTCCTTACATATAACCTTTCCAGATCTGCTGTATTCACAACAGGAATTGATGAAATTAAAGGAATTTTATATAACAATGGTGCAGTTGTGATCGGAAAGGCTGCGATACCGTCAGTTATACCAACATCAACACCTACAGTAACTCCTACTCCAACTTCGATTATTACTCCAACTTCGATTCCTACTCCAACTTCGAATTTTACACCAACTTTAACTCCAACACCATTTTCGACACCAACAGTTACCTCAACACCGATACCGACATCTACTGAATTTCCAGTAATACCAACGTTACCGCCAGAACAAGTAACTCCAATATCTACACCACCAACAGGTAACATTCAGGTTCCGAAGGATATAGACACACACTGGGCAAAACTATATATTTTAAGACTGATAAGTATGGGAGTTGTCCAAGGCTATCCCGATGGAACAATAAAGCCTGATAATAATATAACCAGGGCAGAAGCTATAACAGCACTTATGAAGGCAATTGGATATGGCCCGGCGGAAAATCCCCAATTTGATTTTGCAGATAAAAATGAAATACCCGATTGGGTGAAGGGATTTCTAAAGACCGCTTTAGACATGAAAGTGGTAAGCGGATATGAGGACAATACTTTTAGGGCTTCAAGAAATGTAACAAGACAGGAAGTAGTTATAATGCTGATGAAGACTTTCAAATTCGAACCGTCGGATATTTCTGTTAATTCTTTCGCAGATGACGAAAAGATTGCCTCATGGTCTAAGAGGTATGTCAATACGGCATGTAATTTGGGAATAATAAAGGGTTATAATGACAATACTTTCATGCCCGATAAAAACGTCACAAGGGCTGAACTCTTTACAATGATTGCGAAGTGTTTTGAGTATTTGGACAGATAA
- a CDS encoding putative glycoside hydrolase → MKKSILRRTALSFLVCMISVSLSACISSSSTRATTVQNKPVSVSTPTPVATDDVVESTPTSTPELPKYNQKRVKAKGLYLTASSAGARLDHYIELANNTEINSYVIDVKNDYGIVSYESEVPLASEIGAIQKIYDVDEVIKKLHDNNIYAIARIVCFKDPILAQKKPEMAIKNPEGGLYVHNKMNWVNPYNMDAWQYNIDLAKEALEKGFDEVQFDYIRFPDGKKSQMVFEGKDDREMYEVINDFLAFARKQLPNAILSGDVFAIILESPGDTEGIGQYFEYIGENLDYLCPMAYPSHYALGQIINNVKFPKPDLDPYGVVKNTLLKAKARYEKVEGHKPILRTYLQDFTATWIGAGNWQYYEDEQVRQQIQAVYDAGFEEWFLWDPMNNYREGALLKE, encoded by the coding sequence ATGAAAAAGAGTATTCTAAGAAGAACAGCGTTATCCTTTCTTGTCTGTATGATCTCAGTATCATTATCTGCATGTATTTCAAGCAGCAGTACCCGTGCAACTACAGTACAAAACAAGCCTGTATCTGTTTCTACTCCTACTCCGGTGGCAACAGATGATGTAGTTGAAAGCACACCAACCAGCACTCCGGAACTTCCCAAATACAATCAGAAGAGGGTTAAGGCGAAGGGTTTATACTTAACTGCTTCGTCAGCAGGGGCAAGGCTTGATCACTATATTGAACTGGCCAATAATACCGAAATTAACAGTTATGTTATAGATGTAAAAAATGACTACGGTATTGTCAGCTATGAATCTGAAGTGCCTTTAGCATCGGAAATCGGTGCAATTCAAAAGATATATGATGTTGATGAGGTTATAAAGAAATTACACGATAACAATATCTATGCTATAGCAAGAATAGTATGCTTTAAAGATCCGATACTTGCTCAAAAGAAGCCGGAAATGGCTATAAAGAATCCTGAAGGCGGACTTTATGTTCATAATAAAATGAATTGGGTAAATCCATATAACATGGATGCATGGCAGTATAATATTGATCTTGCAAAGGAAGCTCTTGAAAAAGGTTTTGATGAAGTACAGTTTGACTATATAAGATTTCCGGACGGAAAAAAGAGCCAGATGGTTTTTGAAGGTAAAGATGACAGAGAAATGTATGAGGTTATAAATGACTTTCTGGCCTTTGCAAGAAAACAACTACCGAATGCAATACTGTCCGGGGATGTATTTGCAATTATATTGGAGAGTCCTGGGGATACTGAGGGAATTGGACAATATTTTGAGTATATAGGTGAAAACCTTGACTACCTGTGCCCTATGGCTTATCCTTCCCACTATGCACTCGGACAGATTATTAACAATGTCAAATTTCCAAAACCTGACCTGGACCCCTATGGAGTTGTAAAAAATACTCTGCTCAAAGCTAAGGCAAGGTATGAGAAAGTTGAGGGACATAAACCCATACTTAGGACCTATTTGCAGGACTTTACCGCAACATGGATTGGCGCGGGGAATTGGCAGTATTATGAAGATGAACAGGTTAGACAGCAAATTCAGGCAGTATATGATGCCGGTTTTGAAGAGTGGTTTTTGTGGGATCCGATGAACAATTACAGGGAAGGAGCACTTTTAAAAGAATAG